The sequence below is a genomic window from Coffea arabica cultivar ET-39 chromosome 8e, Coffea Arabica ET-39 HiFi, whole genome shotgun sequence.
ATATTTGCTATGCCCAGCAAAACAAAGAAGACAAAACTCAGAACTTTGTGAGTAGCCATGATGATCAGAATATTTCTGAATTGTGAGTGTCCTGAACACAAGAAATGGCAGCTCTTTATAGGCCCGGGGTGACACTCAATCGAAAGAGGGTTTAAGTTTAGAAGCGCGTACGAGAAAAGGGAGTGGTTGAAATCACATGCATGAAGAGAGAGTTGGACGGACGTCCCTACAATGTGATTTTGCAATTTGCACAAACACTTATGTTTACCATCACTCTCAACTCTTACATTAGCtatttgcatgcttatgtgtggTGTGAATTTGCTGTCTCCCATAGAAATTCGAAGATTAAGATTGGCACaaagattttcattttatttctgaAATAGAGCAAAATGTAACATCTAGACCGAACGTTTCTTATACTGTACAAGTTAGAGTTAGAATTTCATCAAGTCAAATTCTTCCACTTCATTCAAGTTGAATCAGCAAGGACGAAGTTGACAAAATTTAACATAGCAATAACAATCTTTCAAGTGTATGATATCTTATTCATGATAATCAGTCGGTGAataaacaaactttttttttcatttgaaagaatGTGCAGGCGTCGGCAGAAAATTCTATTTTCAGATAATTGTGATCTCGTAGAAAAATGGTTTTAGGGTGTTGTCGAAGTTAGCAATAATTATAATTTGTAACAATGTGTAAAAGGCAGTGGCATGGATAGGGCGTTTTATGCTGTTTTTGGACAAGGTGAAAGCCTCGAGTGTAAGCCCATGAACttcaactttattaatttaaaaattaatagaATGCTAGAAATGTGCAATATTTATTAAAAATGATAACTTATATATCAGCTAACTATATAATTGACTTATATTGTTAATAAAGTCATAGTTAAGTTAAAAAAGAGACGTAAAGCTATTCTGAAGTTCACAAATTCAAAGTGTAGTTCTCTATTGTATCAAGCATTTGACTTGAAGCAATCAAATCTtgaaaaccattttttttttattgattgatACATAAATATTGACAGAAAGTTTGCTCTTAGTACCCTTCTTAATTTCCTCACAGATCATAAACAGTTTTCATCAATACCACGACCTAAAATTACAAGAAACCTGTGTGACTATGGATAACAGCCGAGCAACTTTGCCTGCCatactaaattaaaaataagCTTCGATTTACCTGTGGACCAGAGCTtatattttaagtttttatttggTATTATTAAGTTAGGATTTAACTTTCTAGAACGCTTTGCATTCTCAATTTCTTACTAATCGCAATTGAATTATGAAAACTCTTACTTTCTCAATCTTTAACCTGGTAGAGGAATATTAACTGTTCAAGGTAGATTGTGAACCTGATGAGTATGTTAGTCATGGATAAGTtccatttcatttatttatccaATGCACACTTTCGAGTAGCGGTTGTGAGTtcctttgttaaaaaaaaagggttccATTTCATTTAGTCATAGATTATAGTAGATTATCGTCTTAATCGAACTATATATGGAAGTAATTGTCATAATTTTGATGGTGAAGATTATGTCAAAAACCAAAAGAGTAGACACCATGTGGGCATCATCTAATATATATCTTCTTATATATAAATGGACCAGTCCTGAATTTGACGTTAAAATATTCTGCCATTATTTGTTGTCTTCTTGTATATAATCCACGAGTCCTGGAATTGGTGTTAAAAAAAGTCTGTCATTATTAATTATCTCAATTTTACTCTTGCATGATAGAAAAAACTATACAGTCATCCCATCACTCTACTTACCTACCAAACGTCCAGCTACtttcattttaattttcctgtactcttctttttcttttaatttttttgaactAATAACTACTACATTTTTTCATTACATAATAGTTctaccttttcttcttttttaaatttGCACACCTATAAGGTGTGCTTTTTTCACTAATCTTTTCTGCACGAGTGCAGGGTTTGGCATTAAATAATTCTGCCATTATTAATTTGTTACCCAAATTTTATCCTTATATAATGGAGTGATATGCAACCATCTCTTATTCCATAAAAGGCCAAGCTTAGGCTTGCAATTTCTACTAATATAGGAGTAATTTACTTATCTAACTCTTCAAGGGCAGACCTTCTACTTCAAATAACTtagtctttttaaaaaaaaaaaaaaaatttctttgtaCTTATAACTTCGACTTTTTAATTATAGAAAAGTTCACCCATTTTTCTAATTTGCATACCCACTAATTGTTGTACAGGGGAAAGAGGGTTTGATTTAAACACATTTGATTGCTTTATGTTCTAGCTAAATTACCCTTAATAAAGTATCCATTAGTAACGCCTCAGCTCATCTCTCCGCTCAAAAATTCCAACAGTGTAAAAAGTAATTTTAATAACATAAACATGTAATTACATATTTGCTTTAAATGTACTTTTTTTTCTCAACTTATTTGAtaaatcttgaattttcttAGAACTACTAATCATGATTAAAGGTAACTATTATTTGTTATGGTTACATAGTTTATTATGGTTAATATTTTTTAGCCAACTTGTAAAATCAGTTCTCATGGAAATGGTTATAACAAATATATTCAACAAaattctataattttttttaaaatatatatatatattcaaaatttatatatttttaaagtaattTCACACACATCGAAGGTGTCTTGCACACTAGTTTATATAATCTACGGTCAAAAGATCAACAAATTTAATGAATAGATTCTTAAAAATTGCACTCTGCCCCCCTAAGATTTTACAAATGTAGTTATATTTTCACCCAGATACACATGTATCCAAGTCTCTTTTTTCCCCTCCAAGTTACAATTTTTGGATTCACCCTTTGCTGATAACAACTCCGAATAATTGGTCAGATATGGTAACAAATCAAACTCGTTGGTTCGTCGCAAAGTATCAGAAATTTAATCCTTGAGACACAAGGTTGTATTAGTACGCTTTTACAGCAAAAGGTTGTATTAATTAGTAAGGCATCTAGTTTGGGTAAAAGTTTGGATATAGAACCTTAGCCCAAAATTTGTATTGTTTACTTTGAGATTCTACATTCTCAAATACTGTAATCTAACAAATAACTAAATATAAAAGGCAAATCTTAAGTATGTCAATTTTGTTACTGTTTGAGTTTCTAATTGCGAACATGATGATTTTCAAATTCGCAAGGCCAATTTTTAGTGACGAAGTTACAGCCAATATCTTCCTTACTTGACTTCTTCTACAAAGAGCATGTTAACTAACTCCTTCACACTAATCTTCTTCTATAAGTAGAAGGAATATTACTAAATAATTTTACTCACACGTGCAACCTGAATAGTGAAACGCTTCACTTATAATTGATTGATCATGGTTTTCAGTTATCAAAAGAGTTAGCAAAGAAATTACTAttgatctcttttttttttttttcgaaaaaaaagTCAAATCGAGTTCAGAGACATTCAATTTCACAGAGATTTTGCCGACCGTCGCAAATTTATGTTGCATTAGGTACTACAACTTATGGGGTCTAAATTTCTCACGGCTGTGATGATTGCTTTCTGAATTATTAATAGCCTATACTTTCTCCTTCGACTTGTACGTTAAAAGAtataaaaaaatgttacagttaTTATTTCACCGATTCAACACGTAAAATTGAAAAGATATGATGTTaatgaggaggaagaagaaaggttTGGTGTAGAGATGGATACACAATCCTTTAGGTCATATGTTTATGTGCAACACCTCATTGTTCACATAATCTCCTTGTCATTTGTCACTGTATCGACAATCTTTAACACACATTCACCATGTTGTATtacatatatgtttatttgccATGCTTCATGAAAGTGaaatgtctatatatatatatatatatatatatcgaaCTTTTTGAGTTATACAAGGGGTAATTAATCAGCAAACATAAGAGAGAAGATGTACTAGATTAAACAAGGGGtacttatttttattattgttattttttggaAACATAAACAAGGGATACATATTTAAAATGAAGTGCGGTTACATTCAGCAGCCAAGGGAACAGCTGAATAACCAAAACACTTAAAACTCTTCGGAGCTGAAATCCATGAAATTCTGAATTAAACTGGCAAATGAAAACAGATGCTTTGATAATACTTATTGTTGGGAAGCACCCTAACAAAGCGTAGATATAAAATGCACGCATTGGTTCTCAGCGTGCATGTCCACCACCATAGCCTGAACCGCCACCAGCACCACCTCCATAGCCACCACCAGCTCCACCTCCATAACCACCTCCGTATCCACCACCTGCTCCTCCACCACTGCCATATCCACCTCCACTAGGTCCTCCTCCTCCATAACCTCCTCCAGCACCTCCTCCATGTCCACCTCCAGCTCCATATCCACCACCAGCTCCATAACCGCCTCCCTTACCACCTCCTTCACCTCCACCATAACCTCCACCAGCacccccaccggctccaccacCATATCCACCTCCACCACCTACACCACCCCCCTTCCCATAGCCTCCACCACCCTCACCTCCTCCACCATAACCACCTCCGGCTCCAGCACCGCCACCCTTCCCATAGCCTCCACCTTCACCACCTCCGGCTCCAGCACCGCCACCCTTTCCATAGCCTCCTCCACCTTCACCACCTCCAGCTCCAGCACCACCACCCTTTCCATAGCCTCCTCCACCATAACCACCCCCTGCTCCTGCACCGCCACCCTTTCCATAACCACCTCCACCTCCAGCACCACCACCCTTTCCATAGCCTCCTCCACCTTCACCTCCTCCACCATAACCACCCCCTGCTCCTGCACCGCCACCCTTTCCATAACCACCTCCACCTCCAGCACCACCTCCCTTTCCATAGCCTCCTCCGCCCTCACCTCCCCCACCATAACCACCCCCAGCTCCTGCACCGCCACCTTTTCCATAGCCTCCTCCACCATAACCACCTCCGGCTCCTGCACCTCCACCGTTTCCATAGCCTCCTCCACCGTAACCACCCCCGGCCCCTTCACCACCACCGTGGCCATAACCAGCTCCATAACCACCACCAATACCATGGCCAAAGCCACCCCCTCCTGGAACACCACCCGAACCTTCGTTGTAGCCTCCTCCTCCAAAAGTGAGGAGTGACCTGCATTCACAACATATTGTTATGCCCAATAAAACAAAGAAGACAAAACTGAGAACTTTGTGAGTAGCCATGATGTTTAGAATGTTTCTGACTTGTGAGTGTACTGAATCCAAGAAACGGCAGCTATTTATAGGGATGATACTCAAATGAAGTAGGAGTTAAGTTTAAAAGTGTCGGAAAAGGGAGTGGTTGAAATCACATgcataaacaaaatttaatttacgCCACGTCCCCACGAAGTGATTTTACAATTTGCACAAATACACATCTAAGTTTACCATCACTCTCAATTTGTGCTGTCTCCCATAGAGCTTAGAAGATTAAGATTGGTACACAGGTTTTTGATGGATTtctgaaacaaaagaaaattccagtcCTAACGTTTGCTATCCTGTACGAGTTAGTCTAAACTCTTGACGAAGTCCATATTTTTTCCATTCCACTCACCAATGACAACATTGACAAACGTAGGTGATAGGTATAGCATTTCTAATTAATCTTTGAAGCGTATGATATCATAATGTACATGATGCGTCGGTGAATAAACAAACTTGATTTATTTCCCACTTGAAAGAATGTCCTGGACCCTGGTGACGGACAGACAGTTAAATCTCTTGTTGGAAGAAATGGTAATCAAGTCTTAGCCAAAAATCTTGTCATGAGATTTTTGTATCTCCTAATATTTGTTCTATGTCTGTGGTCCTTAACTGTTGGTGTTGGAGAATTGTGGATAGCACCAAATAATATTACATTCAGGACAATGCCCCTGGTTGCCAAGTGAGTTTTtcgggtgtttgtctaaaattttactgtagtttactgtagaagtttttaaaaaaatttttgaattgtgtttttttttaaatattttgaagtttataatttaaaatttttgaaaatttttttgtgtttattgtaattaaagtttttaaaaaacttgtagcagacaaacttgacaaaaaacttgTCTGCCAAACAAGGCCATGAATCCCTGCAACTTCACTCTAATGGAGCTTCATCATGCAGTGGTCTGTAGCAGATTCAGATATCCAAATATTATTAGAGGACAATTTTCTTTTCAGGGGTTAAATACTTTCATCCTAGGAAACTtagagaaatttctaaaattatgatgatttttaaaaaaattctacaaagggGGCATTTTTTGTCGGGGATTCCGTCCAGGGGTCttcgcattcagcaaatgcgagctcaaggagctcgcatttgctgaatgcgaGGTCTCCCTGAATTTTCCTAgcatccaaataaaaaaaaaaagaaaaagaaaaacagaccTCGCATTTAACAAATGCGAGGTCATATACCTCGCATTTAACAAATGCGAGGTTCTCGCCCAGGTAAATGCGAGGTTCTCGCCCAGGCAACTCAGCTCGCATTTAGCGAGCATTGTGACGAAAGAAGCCCCTGGTCCAGTGAGCGTGAGCAAGCTGCAATTTTACATAAAAAGGCTGCTCAAACAATTGACATAAGTTAGAAGCCGTGCGTGTTTCATCATGCCAGTGATGAAACTGGAGCCAAAATTCACTATTTACCATCTTCAAATTATTTTCAAGAACATGAATCTAGATTttgccatgatttttctttttgcttcagtTCCAATGCAGGCCTTCCCTTGCTTTATGATTTCACTGCAAATTATAAAAGATTTACAATTTGCAATGAAAATCTCTACAAATTTTACTACCTAAGGCtgtaaattcatcaaaattggaaaaaaaaaagatcccaTAATATTGCCATCAATACTTGATAATAATTTGGGGCAATAAATCTTAACCGAACTAGTATGCTTTCGGCTTTGTTGTATCTCACATCCGATAAAAGCGAATTCCTAAAAAATtatattcaaatttttttttattaggagcacacaatcatttttgtttttgcattGAAATTTATCATAGAGGAAtaaatcctttttattttaaaactcaCACGAGTTAGAAGTTAACAAATGTGAGGTCTCAGTACAAAATTTTATGTACtagtaattatttttatataaataaccAAAAAGTTATATTTCTTATAGATTAAAAGATTTGATAATCATACAGTTGAAAACacctaattttattattaaataatttTGTAAAGAAATAACTATACATGTATAGTTCTTTATGCGGTTGGAAACAAGCTTTGGCTTTGTGCTCAGATTGAGGTCCTCGCATTTGCGAAATGATTATTTATCAAATGattattatgtgattatttaTCTTATAGattaaaagatatactttcctataaatgcaaaaattataatcacataataatcattttcaagttaaatgagaaaaaatattcccaaaccacatatatttatttcactAGGATATTTGAAaaacattttatttgtttattgtaatttattatgattaaatatatatataaattttttttggaaaatttttgacagaatctccccttaaaagtggactaaactccctgccagcaaacCCAAAACAGACAACATTTAATCCAAGCAATATTTCCAACAACTTGTCAGCCAATAATCACAAACCACTGCAAAAGCACAAGTCTTTAGTAAattaaaaaacagaaaaagtaaaatcaagttaaacatcCAACATTCCATAGattaaaaacaaaatgcaaGCAAATCCATGTACAAATAATATAGTGATCCTAATGGTGCAGCTtcaatcatcatcttcatctgcAGCTCCACCCTGAGGTGGAGTAATGCCTAAATGATCATTTATACGTGCCAAGCGAGTGTCCATTCTCTGCAACTGGAAAAATAAATTAGAATTAGTAGCACAAGACTATGGTACAAATATTTTAGTTAATATTTTAGTAGTACAAGCAAATGTGATACATGCTTGTCTTGTATACATATTTTTAGTTAATATTTTTAGTTAATATTCCCTCTAACCCCCTATACATTATTACGCATCATGCCAAAATGTTATTCAAGAATTCCTAATTAAATTGAATATAAGTTTATTAAATACATGCTTATCTTGTTTTATTTAACGTTTCCAAGCACCCCCCCTTTCGAGTCCATATTGTAGCCAATTTGTCTTATTATATTCTTAAGGCAATCACTA
It includes:
- the LOC113704315 gene encoding uncharacterized protein is translated as MATHKVLSFVFFVLLGITICCECRSLLTFGGGGYNEGSGGVPGGGGFGHGIGGGYGAGYGHGGGEGAGGGYGGGGYGNGGGAGAGGGYGGGGYGKGGGAGAGGGYGGGGEGGGGYGKGGGAGGGGGYGKGGGAGAGGGYGGGGEGGGGYGKGGGAGGGGGYGKGGGAGAGGGYGGGGYGKGGGAGAGGGEGGGGYGKGGGAGAGGGEGGGYGKGGGAGAGGGYGGGGEGGGGYGKGGGVGGGGGYGGGAGGGAGGGYGGGEGGGKGGGYGAGGGYGAGGGHGGGAGGGYGGGGPSGGGYGSGGGAGGGYGGGYGGGAGGGYGGGAGGGSGYGGGHAR